The Alteriqipengyuania halimionae genome contains a region encoding:
- the gatC gene encoding Asp-tRNA(Asn)/Glu-tRNA(Gln) amidotransferase subunit GatC, protein MSVDTKQVAKIASLARIAMSDTECEKMVPELNNILDWVEQLGEVDVTGVEPMTAVIPNHQRLRDDVVDADPKTGGNRRDDVLANAPVAEHGFFGVPKVIE, encoded by the coding sequence ATGTCCGTAGACACGAAACAGGTGGCGAAAATCGCCTCGTTGGCGCGCATCGCGATGAGCGATACCGAATGCGAGAAGATGGTGCCCGAACTCAACAACATCCTCGACTGGGTCGAACAGCTCGGCGAAGTCGATGTGACCGGCGTCGAACCGATGACGGCGGTGATTCCCAACCACCAGCGCCTGCGCGACGACGTGGTCGATGCCGATCCCAAGACGGGCGGCAACCGGCGCGACGACGTGCTCGCCAATGCACCCGTCGCCGAACACGGCTTCTTCGGCGTACCCAAGGTGATCGAATGA
- a CDS encoding DUF4153 domain-containing protein, whose amino-acid sequence MDDIATTRRITEWDMRPWALAALLGAAGLLVYILTDGYEDSGFRSALAALVTAGAIAFAFTLDRDLWKAPAIFAAIVGLVLGGLVWRAVGQGDDLAASQYGIMAGLLAAGLSLPLFQAGFHHLRWRTSYPETHYHAWTDAISVGGSFAFLGLSWIVLWLVARLLDLVGIPLDELIQQDWFGWTFSGAAFGAALGVLRNQLKILGTLQSLVMTIFSLLAVPLALAVVLFLAAVVVSGPSVLWDATDSATPILLAIAAGSFLLVNAVIRDDAAGMTPSPVLQVAARILALGVLPLTVFAAISMGVRIDQYGLTPERLWGLAAAVVAVAYGTAYFVDVVRGWKGGWSALLRGSNLKLAVGTAVYALVLALPILNFGSLSTANQVARLESGAVPPQEFDFDALKWDFGEPGREALAGLAESSETRIATLAKQAQARKSKPWRYRRGPHPDRERKLAKKRRDNLTIDGGSEAQRTILAAWVGDSRRACYDKCRAIFLGPLDGGTHVAMVTQGSLQHLLIADEGTVRRLYNFGGLLRQSDEREGPVAVDVPDLPQDGETEIRPYTGRQLYIDGKPVGDPFE is encoded by the coding sequence ATGGACGATATTGCGACGACACGGCGAATCACCGAGTGGGACATGCGCCCATGGGCCTTGGCCGCGCTGCTCGGCGCGGCGGGACTGCTCGTCTACATCCTGACCGACGGCTACGAAGATAGCGGGTTCCGCTCCGCGCTCGCGGCGCTGGTCACAGCCGGCGCGATCGCCTTTGCCTTCACGCTCGATCGCGACCTCTGGAAAGCCCCGGCGATCTTCGCCGCCATCGTCGGCCTGGTCCTCGGTGGGCTGGTGTGGCGCGCGGTGGGGCAGGGAGACGACCTCGCGGCCAGCCAATACGGCATCATGGCGGGCTTGCTCGCCGCCGGGCTATCGCTGCCGCTGTTCCAGGCGGGCTTTCACCATCTGCGCTGGCGGACGTCCTATCCCGAAACGCATTACCACGCCTGGACCGATGCGATCAGCGTCGGCGGTTCCTTCGCTTTCCTGGGCCTGTCGTGGATCGTCCTCTGGCTGGTCGCGCGGTTGCTCGACCTCGTCGGCATACCGCTCGACGAATTGATCCAGCAAGACTGGTTCGGCTGGACCTTCTCGGGCGCGGCCTTCGGCGCGGCGTTGGGCGTGTTGCGCAACCAGCTGAAGATTCTCGGCACGCTGCAATCGCTGGTGATGACGATCTTCTCGCTGCTCGCCGTTCCCCTGGCGCTGGCGGTGGTCCTGTTCCTCGCCGCGGTGGTCGTTTCCGGGCCGAGTGTGCTGTGGGATGCGACCGATAGCGCGACGCCGATCCTGCTGGCGATCGCGGCGGGCAGCTTCCTGCTCGTCAACGCGGTGATTCGCGACGATGCGGCAGGCATGACGCCCAGCCCGGTGTTGCAAGTGGCTGCGCGCATCCTCGCGCTTGGGGTGCTACCGCTGACGGTGTTCGCCGCGATTTCGATGGGCGTGAGGATCGACCAGTATGGACTGACGCCCGAACGGCTGTGGGGCCTTGCCGCCGCGGTCGTCGCGGTCGCCTATGGCACGGCCTATTTCGTCGATGTGGTGCGCGGCTGGAAGGGCGGGTGGTCGGCGCTCCTGCGTGGCTCCAATCTCAAGCTCGCGGTGGGGACCGCGGTCTATGCTCTGGTGCTGGCGCTGCCGATCCTCAATTTCGGCAGCCTGTCGACCGCGAACCAGGTCGCGCGGCTGGAAAGCGGCGCGGTGCCGCCGCAGGAATTCGATTTCGACGCCCTCAAATGGGATTTCGGTGAGCCCGGGCGCGAAGCGCTGGCGGGGCTGGCGGAATCTTCCGAAACACGAATCGCCACTCTCGCCAAACAGGCGCAGGCGCGCAAATCGAAACCATGGCGCTATCGCCGGGGTCCCCATCCGGATCGCGAGCGCAAGCTGGCCAAGAAGCGCCGCGACAATCTCACCATTGATGGTGGCTCCGAGGCCCAGCGCACTATACTTGCCGCTTGGGTCGGTGATTCCCGCCGGGCCTGTTACGACAAATGCCGCGCAATTTTCCTCGGGCCACTCGATGGCGGCACGCATGTCGCCATGGTTACGCAGGGTTCGCTGCAACACCTTCTGATAGCGGATGAAGGCACGGTTCGCCGCTTGTACAATTTTGGCGGATTGCTCCGGCAATCCGATGAGCGGGAAGGGCCGGTCGCGGTCGATGTCCCCGACCTTCCGCAAGACGGGGAAACCGAAATCCGCCCCTACACCGGGCGCCAGCTTTATATCGACGGCAAGCCGGTGGGAGATCCGTTCGAATAG
- a CDS encoding FKBP-type peptidyl-prolyl cis-trans isomerase encodes MTEVTRVPLQPIAKGSLAKLWIGVIVAVLIAAGLAWAAQPKGVSLDTLAEGTGATPEEGQVVFVDYVGTLPDGSEFDRSQPLPIPESIVPRGTPILVEEGAAIPGFIEGLKQVRKGGKYKLFIPADQAYGAEPPEGSPIPADSDLTFEIEVVDILDRADVEQRFAAAQQYMMAQQQGAGEGEGAPAPVPAPAQ; translated from the coding sequence ATGACCGAAGTCACCCGCGTGCCGCTGCAACCGATCGCCAAGGGATCGCTGGCCAAGCTCTGGATCGGCGTCATCGTCGCCGTGCTGATCGCCGCCGGCCTCGCCTGGGCCGCGCAGCCGAAGGGCGTGTCGCTCGATACGTTGGCCGAAGGCACCGGCGCTACGCCGGAAGAAGGCCAGGTCGTGTTCGTCGATTACGTCGGCACGCTGCCCGATGGCTCCGAGTTCGACCGGTCGCAGCCGCTTCCGATTCCCGAATCGATCGTGCCCCGCGGCACGCCGATCCTGGTCGAGGAAGGCGCGGCCATTCCCGGCTTCATCGAAGGGCTCAAGCAGGTTCGAAAGGGCGGCAAGTACAAGCTCTTCATTCCGGCCGATCAGGCCTATGGTGCGGAACCGCCCGAAGGTTCGCCGATCCCCGCCGATAGCGATCTGACCTTCGAAATCGAAGTGGTCGACATCCTCGATCGCGCCGATGTCGAGCAGCGCTTCGCCGCCGCGCAGCAATACATGATGGCGCAGCAGCAGGGCGCTGGCGAGGGCGAAGGCGCTCCGGCTCCCGTCCCTGCACCGGCCCAGTAA
- the rpsU gene encoding 30S ribosomal protein S21: MQIIVRENNVDQALRALKKKLQREGVYREMKLRRHYEKPSEKRAREKAAAVRRARKLERKRMERDGIK; this comes from the coding sequence ATGCAGATCATCGTTCGCGAAAACAATGTCGACCAGGCCCTGCGCGCGCTCAAGAAGAAGCTGCAGCGCGAAGGCGTGTATCGCGAAATGAAGCTGCGTCGCCACTACGAAAAGCCGAGCGAAAAGCGCGCCCGCGAAAAGGCTGCGGCCGTGCGCCGTGCCCGCAAGCTCGAGCGTAAGCGTATGGAACGCGACGGCATCAAGTAA
- the crcB gene encoding fluoride efflux transporter CrcB, whose amino-acid sequence MAMPTPFTATALVALGGGTGAAARYWLGRAIGAGPALPWGTFAANIIGSMAIGILAGWLARHGTTEGFGSEHWRLLLGVGLLGGFTTFSAFSLESVLLIERGQAGLAALYIGGSVLAGMAALFIGLKAGA is encoded by the coding sequence ATGGCCATGCCCACTCCCTTTACTGCAACAGCACTCGTCGCCCTGGGCGGCGGGACGGGCGCGGCTGCGCGCTACTGGCTCGGCCGCGCGATCGGCGCCGGCCCTGCCCTGCCTTGGGGGACCTTCGCGGCCAACATCATCGGCAGCATGGCAATCGGCATTCTTGCAGGCTGGCTGGCACGCCACGGGACGACCGAGGGCTTCGGGAGCGAGCACTGGCGGCTGCTGCTGGGCGTCGGCCTGCTGGGCGGGTTCACCACCTTCAGTGCGTTCAGCCTCGAAAGCGTGCTTCTGATCGAGCGCGGTCAGGCGGGGCTCGCAGCACTCTATATCGGCGGATCGGTGCTCGCGGGCATGGCCGCGCTGTTCATCGGATTGAAGGCAGGCGCATGA
- a CDS encoding RluA family pseudouridine synthase, whose product MSPNDQNDVRTYKVDADDDGIRLDRWFKRHLPQIGFATVSRWARTGQVRVDGGRAKPEDRIAAGQEIRVPPGGRDPKRKGPRRVELTEDEKSQAQDMVIHRDRAAIVLNKPPGLATQGGTGMTKHVDRLLDAYRDEEDDPRPRLVHRLDKDTSGVLLIAATPGSASYFSRRFSGRSATKVYWALVVGVPEEKEGMIDAPLAKQPGSHGEKMHHDPEGQPAKTRYRVIERAGNKAAWVELHPLTGRTHQLRAHMEAIGHPIVGDGKYGGSDAMLTGQVSRKMHLHARRLIIDHPGRKEKLDVVAPLPDHFAQTMTSLGFDLSLGEEIMDWSPPAPTKETKKAKARAHAKQYRKARRGERRSRVTSNPVKKKKPARGKPGAKGPKGKGPANKGRR is encoded by the coding sequence ATGAGCCCGAACGACCAGAACGACGTACGCACTTACAAGGTCGATGCCGACGACGATGGCATCCGCCTCGATCGCTGGTTCAAGCGGCACCTGCCGCAGATCGGCTTTGCCACCGTCTCGCGCTGGGCGCGTACCGGGCAGGTCCGGGTCGATGGCGGTCGTGCCAAGCCGGAAGACCGAATCGCCGCCGGGCAGGAAATCCGCGTGCCGCCGGGCGGGCGCGATCCCAAGCGCAAGGGACCGCGCCGGGTCGAACTGACCGAGGACGAGAAGTCGCAGGCGCAGGATATGGTGATCCACCGCGACCGCGCCGCGATCGTGCTCAACAAGCCGCCGGGCCTCGCCACGCAGGGCGGCACCGGCATGACCAAACATGTCGATCGCCTGCTCGATGCCTATCGCGACGAAGAGGATGATCCGCGCCCGCGCCTCGTCCACCGGCTCGACAAGGATACCAGCGGCGTGCTGCTGATCGCGGCGACGCCGGGCAGCGCGAGCTATTTCTCGCGGCGCTTTTCCGGGCGCAGCGCGACGAAAGTCTACTGGGCGCTGGTCGTCGGCGTGCCCGAAGAGAAAGAGGGGATGATCGACGCCCCGCTTGCCAAGCAGCCCGGCTCGCATGGCGAGAAGATGCACCACGATCCCGAGGGGCAGCCGGCCAAGACCCGCTACCGCGTGATCGAACGCGCGGGCAACAAGGCCGCCTGGGTCGAGCTTCACCCGCTGACGGGGCGCACCCACCAGTTGCGCGCGCATATGGAAGCGATCGGGCACCCGATCGTGGGCGACGGCAAATATGGCGGCTCCGACGCGATGCTGACCGGTCAGGTCAGCCGCAAGATGCACCTCCACGCGCGCCGCCTGATCATCGATCATCCGGGCCGCAAGGAAAAGCTCGACGTGGTCGCGCCGCTGCCCGATCACTTCGCGCAGACGATGACGTCGCTCGGCTTCGACCTGTCGCTGGGCGAGGAGATCATGGACTGGTCGCCGCCCGCGCCCACGAAAGAGACCAAGAAGGCCAAGGCCCGCGCCCACGCCAAGCAATATCGCAAGGCCCGACGCGGCGAGCGTCGTTCGCGCGTGACGAGCAACCCGGTCAAGAAGAAGAAACCGGCACGCGGCAAACCCGGCGCCAAGGGTCCCAAGGGCAAGGGGCCGGCGAACAAAGGGCGGCGCTGA
- a CDS encoding FMN-binding negative transcriptional regulator, whose amino-acid sequence MHPNPAYRHADRALLEDIVDQVGFGMLFASTPDGPRVAHVPIVSTRDGAIQFHVARANGITRHLEGATALALVNGPDSYVSARWYDEPAKQVPTWDYIAVEMEGPVRRMADEGLRAHLEELTTRNEARIEGGEPWRMAEADPAYVDKLLRGIVGFEMEVMAWRETMKLHQGKPDQTRAHIADRLDEQGAGAIAHLMRSLPS is encoded by the coding sequence ATGCACCCCAACCCCGCCTACCGCCACGCCGACCGGGCGCTGCTCGAGGATATCGTCGACCAGGTCGGGTTCGGAATGCTGTTCGCCTCGACCCCCGATGGCCCCCGTGTGGCGCATGTACCCATCGTCTCGACCCGCGACGGCGCGATCCAGTTCCACGTCGCGCGCGCCAACGGGATCACCCGCCATCTTGAAGGGGCAACCGCACTGGCGCTGGTCAACGGGCCGGACAGCTATGTCTCGGCCCGCTGGTACGACGAGCCCGCCAAACAGGTGCCCACGTGGGATTACATCGCGGTCGAGATGGAAGGCCCGGTGCGGCGCATGGCCGACGAAGGCCTGCGCGCGCACCTGGAAGAACTGACCACACGCAACGAAGCGCGGATCGAGGGCGGTGAGCCATGGCGCATGGCCGAGGCCGATCCCGCCTATGTCGACAAACTGTTGCGCGGCATCGTCGGCTTTGAAATGGAAGTCATGGCCTGGCGCGAAACGATGAAACTTCACCAGGGCAAGCCCGACCAAACCCGCGCCCATATCGCCGACCGGCTCGATGAACAGGGCGCCGGTGCCATTGCCCATCTGATGCGGAGCCTGCCCTCGTGA
- a CDS encoding HAD-IA family hydrolase produces the protein MNDTVRLAVFDCDGTLVDGQAAVVEAMEAACKALGMPVPDAKETRRSVGLSLPSAMLTLFPDADLEQRAELVEAYKNAFRAARERNAVVEPLYDGISELLHTLKDEGWCLAVATGKSHRGLKHTLETHGLTHLFSSLQTADRNPSKPDPTMLREAMRECDAQTCAMIGDTSYDIAMATQVGARAIGVDWGYHAPEELLDAGAEAIATSAQELKDLLDG, from the coding sequence GTGAACGATACCGTCCGTCTAGCCGTGTTCGATTGCGACGGCACGCTCGTCGATGGCCAGGCCGCCGTGGTCGAGGCCATGGAAGCCGCCTGCAAGGCGCTCGGCATGCCTGTGCCCGATGCCAAGGAAACCCGCCGTTCGGTGGGCCTCAGCCTGCCCAGCGCCATGCTGACGCTGTTTCCCGATGCCGACCTCGAACAGCGCGCCGAGCTGGTCGAAGCCTACAAGAATGCGTTTCGCGCCGCGCGAGAACGCAATGCCGTGGTCGAGCCGCTCTATGACGGGATTTCGGAGCTGCTCCACACGTTGAAAGACGAAGGCTGGTGCCTCGCCGTCGCGACCGGCAAATCGCATCGCGGCCTCAAGCACACGCTCGAAACCCACGGGCTGACGCATCTGTTCAGCTCGCTTCAGACCGCCGATCGCAACCCGTCCAAACCCGATCCGACGATGCTGCGCGAAGCGATGCGCGAATGCGATGCGCAGACCTGCGCGATGATCGGCGACACCAGCTACGATATCGCGATGGCTACGCAGGTCGGCGCCCGCGCGATCGGCGTCGACTGGGGCTACCACGCGCCCGAAGAACTGCTCGATGCCGGGGCCGAGGCGATCGCCACCTCCGCACAGGAATTGAAGGATCTGCTCGATGGATAA
- a CDS encoding ATP12 family chaperone protein has product MKRFYEKAELRSVDGGWQVALDGRAVKTQGGKAQIVASRELGDSLADEWARQGDTINPAGFYHRDLVDHAIDHVAQEPERTVDTVLRYAETDTLCYRADPEDALFKRQQELWEPLVAGVEDRERVKLERVSGIVHRSPSDETMAALRKRLMTLDPLELVGVETMTALAASLCIALAAREDEADADALWDAAELEEGWQADLWGKDEEAEARRAKRRDDFKAAFDFTRLVRG; this is encoded by the coding sequence ATGAAGCGGTTTTACGAAAAAGCGGAACTCCGCAGCGTCGATGGCGGCTGGCAGGTCGCGCTCGATGGACGCGCGGTGAAGACGCAGGGTGGCAAAGCGCAAATCGTAGCCTCCCGCGAACTGGGCGACTCACTCGCGGACGAATGGGCGCGACAGGGCGACACGATCAATCCGGCCGGTTTCTACCATCGCGATCTCGTCGACCATGCGATCGATCATGTCGCGCAAGAGCCCGAGCGAACGGTCGATACCGTGCTGCGCTACGCCGAAACCGACACGCTGTGTTACCGCGCCGATCCCGAAGATGCGCTGTTCAAGCGTCAGCAGGAGCTGTGGGAGCCGCTCGTCGCCGGGGTCGAGGATCGCGAACGCGTGAAGCTCGAACGGGTGAGCGGGATCGTCCACCGCTCGCCCTCCGACGAGACGATGGCAGCCTTGCGCAAGCGGCTCATGACGCTCGATCCGCTCGAACTGGTGGGCGTCGAAACGATGACGGCGCTCGCGGCCTCGCTCTGCATCGCGCTCGCGGCGCGTGAGGACGAAGCCGATGCCGATGCGCTATGGGATGCGGCCGAGCTCGAGGAAGGCTGGCAGGCCGATCTGTGGGGCAAGGACGAGGAAGCCGAAGCCCGCCGCGCCAAGCGGCGCGACGACTTCAAGGCGGCTTTCGATTTTACGAGACTGGTGCGCGGCTAG
- a CDS encoding ABC-type transport auxiliary lipoprotein family protein, giving the protein MRPTTLHRTARRTMAAGACAMLLGLAGCISFGDDPPPTLFSLTADNPAPAEAFEGTVENAILVNEPSTSAELAVLRVPVQIDASNVAYVKDAAWVERPSRQFRALLAETLRSRSDRLVFEDDAPTSTGSWTLSGRLNRMGYDAQAQAVIVQYDAISRNGDGPARARRFEARVDGVAPEAESIGPALNQAANDVAGQVTSWMIGG; this is encoded by the coding sequence ATGCGCCCGACGACACTTCACCGCACCGCGCGCCGCACCATGGCGGCCGGCGCTTGCGCCATGCTGCTCGGTCTTGCCGGCTGCATCAGCTTCGGCGACGATCCGCCGCCGACCCTGTTCTCGCTGACGGCGGACAATCCGGCTCCGGCCGAAGCCTTCGAGGGCACGGTCGAGAACGCGATTCTCGTCAACGAACCGTCGACCAGCGCCGAACTCGCCGTGTTGCGTGTGCCGGTGCAGATCGACGCGTCGAATGTCGCTTACGTGAAGGATGCGGCGTGGGTCGAACGGCCTTCGCGCCAGTTCCGCGCGTTGCTGGCCGAAACGCTCCGCTCGCGCAGCGATCGGCTGGTGTTCGAGGACGACGCGCCCACTTCGACCGGATCGTGGACGCTCTCTGGACGGTTGAACCGGATGGGCTACGACGCGCAGGCGCAGGCCGTGATCGTTCAATACGATGCGATCTCACGCAATGGCGACGGTCCCGCCCGCGCACGCCGGTTCGAGGCACGGGTCGATGGTGTGGCTCCGGAGGCCGAATCGATCGGTCCGGCACTGAATCAGGCGGCCAACGACGTGGCCGGACAGGTCACCAGCTGGATGATCGGCGGCTGA
- a CDS encoding MlaD family protein, whose translation METRANYIWVGAVTLALLAALALAIVWLAQLGEGQKKEYDIFFPQSVDGLAIGSPVSFSGVAAGEVKQIELWPEDPSKVRVRIEVKEDVPIRQGTEAFVQGSFTGVSTIQLTGAQKNTPQITKLGPEGKPVIPPRQGGLGAILSNAPEVLEKLSTLTERLSELLNSDNQKSLAGILENTERLSGSVADQAPRISATMAELDRTLAAATGALEEFQNVAASTDSFLKNDGTKLSNELTATLARWKQSADTLDETLSSVQPAARRVNETTLPAAEAAIKDLQATTRALRRLTERIEEQGATGLISSPPLPDYEP comes from the coding sequence ATGGAAACCAGGGCAAATTACATCTGGGTCGGGGCGGTTACGCTGGCATTGCTGGCGGCGCTGGCGCTCGCCATCGTATGGCTCGCCCAGCTTGGCGAGGGGCAGAAGAAGGAATACGACATCTTCTTCCCGCAAAGCGTCGACGGCTTGGCGATCGGCTCTCCGGTCTCGTTCTCGGGCGTCGCCGCGGGCGAGGTCAAGCAGATCGAACTGTGGCCCGAAGACCCGAGCAAGGTCCGCGTGCGGATCGAGGTCAAGGAAGACGTTCCGATCCGGCAGGGCACCGAGGCCTTCGTCCAGGGCAGCTTTACCGGCGTATCGACCATCCAGCTGACCGGGGCGCAGAAGAACACGCCCCAGATCACCAAGCTCGGCCCCGAAGGCAAGCCGGTGATCCCGCCGCGCCAGGGCGGCCTCGGCGCGATCCTTTCGAACGCGCCCGAAGTGCTCGAAAAGCTCTCCACGCTGACCGAGCGGCTGAGCGAGCTGCTCAATTCGGATAACCAGAAGAGCCTCGCGGGCATTCTCGAGAATACCGAGCGCCTGTCGGGCAGTGTCGCCGATCAGGCACCGCGCATCTCCGCCACGATGGCGGAGCTCGACCGGACGCTGGCCGCCGCCACGGGCGCGCTGGAAGAATTCCAGAACGTCGCGGCATCGACCGACAGCTTCCTCAAGAATGACGGCACGAAGCTTTCGAACGAACTGACCGCCACGCTCGCGCGGTGGAAACAGTCGGCCGATACGCTCGACGAGACCCTGTCCAGCGTGCAGCCGGCGGCCCGCCGTGTGAACGAGACTACGCTTCCCGCTGCCGAAGCCGCGATCAAGGATTTGCAGGCGACCACGCGCGCGCTGCGCCGCCTGACCGAGCGGATCGAGGAGCAGGGCGCTACGGGCCTGATCTCGAGCCCGCCGCTGCCGGATTACGAACCATGA
- a CDS encoding ABC transporter ATP-binding protein — MSDARDQVDERAVARRDDYGKYPIVVTGLKNSFGEQVVHEDLDLKVRKGEIIGVVGGSGTGKSVLMRSIIGLQIPDEGEIEVFGRSIMDTNPDDVIGVRDRWGVLFQGGALFSTLTVGENIEVPLKQYYPELDPELLHEIARYKLKLAGLPADALNKYPSELSGGMKKRAGLARALALDPELLFLDEPTAGLDPIGAAAFDKQTEELSQTLGLTVFLITHDLDTLHEICDRVAVLADKKVIAVDTITELMKLDHPWIQEYFNGPRGRAALSAQALTELRKAMDKPIDDDA, encoded by the coding sequence ATGAGCGACGCACGCGACCAGGTCGACGAACGCGCTGTCGCGCGGCGGGACGATTACGGCAAGTATCCGATCGTCGTCACGGGGCTCAAGAACAGCTTTGGCGAGCAAGTCGTGCACGAGGATCTCGATCTCAAGGTCCGCAAGGGAGAGATCATCGGCGTAGTAGGCGGATCGGGCACCGGCAAATCGGTGCTGATGCGCTCGATCATCGGCTTGCAGATTCCCGACGAAGGCGAGATCGAGGTGTTCGGTCGTTCGATCATGGATACCAATCCCGACGACGTGATCGGCGTGCGCGATCGCTGGGGCGTGTTGTTCCAGGGCGGTGCGCTGTTCTCCACCCTCACGGTGGGCGAGAATATCGAAGTCCCGCTCAAGCAATATTACCCCGAGCTCGATCCCGAATTGCTGCACGAGATCGCGCGCTACAAGCTCAAGCTGGCGGGTCTCCCTGCCGATGCGCTGAACAAGTATCCTTCCGAACTCTCGGGCGGGATGAAGAAGCGCGCCGGGCTGGCCCGCGCGCTGGCGCTCGATCCCGAACTGCTGTTCCTCGACGAGCCGACCGCGGGGCTCGACCCGATCGGCGCGGCCGCGTTCGACAAGCAGACCGAAGAACTCTCGCAGACGCTCGGCCTCACCGTGTTCCTGATCACGCATGACCTCGATACGCTGCACGAGATCTGCGACCGGGTGGCGGTGCTGGCCGACAAGAAGGTGATCGCGGTCGACACGATTACAGAGCTGATGAAGCTCGATCATCCGTGGATTCAGGAATATTTCAACGGTCCGCGCGGTCGCGCGGCACTCAGCGCGCAGGCGCTCACCGAATTGCGCAAGGCGATGGACAAGCCCATCGACGACGATGCATAA
- a CDS encoding MlaE family ABC transporter permease: MREWATYEIREGGEDGGSDSRRVVLHGPLRVDTIGAIERELRALDGDFAAVDISDCDDVDTVGAWVVLRLADEHDAEIEGASDNAQRLIEAVDLDEEEYVERAERAPLVERVFFAAGQYTEDWGKGTVGLVSFLGRIVMAAGSMARHPRRFPMLAIVRQMELVGVSSLGIIGLMSFLIGVVIAQQGAAQLEQFGAESLTVNLVGRISARELGVLMAAIMVAGRSGSAFAAQLGTMKLTEEIDAMRTIGISPTERLVIPRVVACTFMMILLGFYAAVMSIIGGAAISHFTLDLNFGTFLLRVRDVVPTYDLWVGLIKAPVFGLIIALLGCYQGMQVENNAEEVGKRTTQAVVFGIFFVIVLDAFFAVFFTTVGWK; the protein is encoded by the coding sequence ATGCGCGAATGGGCGACCTACGAAATCCGTGAAGGGGGCGAAGACGGCGGGAGTGATTCCCGGCGCGTCGTCCTGCATGGCCCGCTCAGGGTCGATACGATTGGCGCGATCGAGCGCGAGCTACGTGCGCTCGACGGCGATTTCGCTGCAGTGGATATTTCGGATTGCGACGATGTCGACACCGTCGGTGCATGGGTCGTCCTGCGCCTGGCGGACGAGCACGATGCCGAGATCGAAGGGGCTAGCGACAATGCCCAGCGCCTGATCGAAGCGGTCGACCTCGACGAAGAGGAATATGTCGAGCGCGCCGAACGTGCGCCGCTGGTCGAACGCGTGTTCTTTGCAGCGGGGCAATATACCGAGGACTGGGGCAAGGGCACGGTCGGCCTGGTCTCGTTCCTGGGTCGGATCGTCATGGCCGCAGGATCGATGGCGCGCCATCCGCGCCGCTTCCCGATGCTCGCGATCGTGCGCCAGATGGAGCTGGTCGGCGTTTCCTCGCTCGGCATTATCGGGTTGATGAGCTTCCTGATCGGGGTGGTGATCGCACAGCAGGGGGCGGCCCAGCTCGAGCAATTCGGCGCCGAATCGCTGACCGTGAACCTGGTCGGGCGCATCTCGGCGCGCGAACTGGGTGTGCTGATGGCCGCGATCATGGTTGCGGGCCGGTCGGGTTCGGCGTTCGCCGCGCAGCTCGGCACGATGAAACTGACCGAGGAAATCGACGCGATGCGCACGATCGGCATCTCCCCGACCGAGCGGCTCGTCATTCCGCGCGTGGTGGCCTGCACCTTCATGATGATCCTGCTGGGGTTCTACGCCGCCGTGATGTCGATCATCGGCGGTGCGGCGATCTCGCACTTCACGCTCGATCTCAATTTCGGCACGTTCCTGTTGCGGGTGCGCGATGTGGTGCCGACCTACGATCTGTGGGTCGGGCTGATCAAGGCGCCCGTATTCGGGCTGATCATCGCGCTGCTCGGCTGCTATCAGGGTATGCAGGTCGAAAATAACGCCGAGGAAGTCGGCAAGCGCACCACCCAGGCGGTGGTGTTCGGCATTTTCTTCGTGATCGTGCTCGATGCGTTCTTTGCGGTGTTCTTCACCACGGTGGGCTGGAAATGA